Within the Bacillota bacterium genome, the region GAGTTCTTTTCGCCGCTTGCCCGCCAGCAAGCGGCTTTTCCGGCGCAGGCGAGGTATACTTAGAGGGGACGCGGCAAACACCCAAGGAGGACAGGGCGCCAAATCCCATCTGCCGCCCAAGGCGGACAAGCGATTGTCATGCGGAAGAAAGATGTCCAAGTCGGCAGGGCGCCAAATCCCATCTGCCGCCCAAGGAGGTTTTAAGCGGATGTCAGCGGAAGAAAGATGCCGGACCCTGGGACTGACCATCCCCGAGCCCCCGCCGCCCGTGGCCGCCTATGTGCCGGGAGTGCGAGCGGGGCAACTGGTTTTCACTTCGGGGCAACTTCCCGTAACCGGGGGGGAAGTCGTTTTCCGGGGACGCATCGGTGCCGATTTGTCCCCGGCGGATGGGTACGAGGCGGCCCGGCTTTGTGCGCTTAACTGCCTGGGGGTCATCCGGAGCGTGGCCGGCAGCCTGGACCTGGTGGAGCAGGTGATTTGGCTCACCGGCTACGTGCGCAGCGCCCCTGGTTTCGAGGGGCAGCCCGGAGTGGTGAACGGCGCTTCGGAGTTGGTGCTGGCGGTCTTTGGAGAGGCCGGGCGTCACGCCCGGGCCGCGCTGGGGGTGGCCGAGCTGCCGCTCGGCGCGGCGGTGGAACTGACAATGGTCGTCAGGTTGCGGGACGAACTGTAGGGGGTCTGCTCGGCGGTAAAGCTTGTCACGATTTGCCGGGAATGCTACACTGAGGTTTATGGGGGGAATTTCATGGCGAGAGGCAGGAACCCGTGGATCCTGGTCGTGTTGATGATCCTTGGTGGTTTGGCGGGTAGCGTGGTGGGCCGGATTCTGAGCCCGACGTTCCCCTTTTTGGACAATATGCTGACCGCCGGATTAGCCCCCGGGGTTTTGGATCTGCGGTTTATGACGGTCACCTTCGGGTTTTCCCTGTCGATCGGGCCACTTACCCTCCTCGGTTTTCTATTGGGGTATCTGGTCTACCGGAATACTTGAGGCTTATGTTCCGGATTGTCCTGGCTTCGGCCTCCCCCCGGCGGCGGGCACTGCTGCAAAGCCTCGGCTTGGAGTTCGAGGTGCTTCCCGCCGGGGTTGATGAGGTCTTTACCGGGCCGGATCCGGCGAACGTGGCGGAAAGCCTGGCCGAACACAAGGCCCGGGCGGTGGCCTGCCGGGTTGGCGACGGTTTGGTCCTTGGGGCCGACACCGTAGTGTTCCAGCGGGGGCGGTTCTTCGGAAAGCCGGACGGACCGGAGGAAGCCGCCGCGATGTTGACCGTCTTGCAGGGCGACACCCACGAAGTGCTCACCGGGGTGAGCTTGATCCGGATGCCGGACGGGCACGCAGTCACCGGTCACGAACGGACGCGCGTCCACTTCCGGGCGATGACCCGGCAAGAAATCGAATGGTACGCGGCCACCGGGGAACCGCTGGACAAGGCCGGAGCCTACGCGATCCAGGGACTGGGCGGTCTTTTCGTGCGGGGCATCGAGGGCTGCTGGTTCAACGTGGTCGGTCTGCCCCTGCCGCTTTTGAGGGGGCTTTTCCACCGGCAGGGGTTGGACCTTTTGAGCCTGGTTGGTGTGAATTGGAGTCCCTCCGGACGGAGGTAGAGCCTCTTGGCTGTCGAATACCACCTAACGATAAAGAAGATGGCCGCGGAGCTTCGTCCGCGTGAACGGCTGGCGGCGCACGGTGTGCAGTCCCTTTCGGACGCCGAGCTCCTGGCAATCCTGCTCCGGAGCGGAACGGTCACCGCCACGGCGATCGACCTGGCCAACCAGATATTAAGCCGCTTCGGCGGCCTGCGGGGGCTGACGGAGGCCGGGATCGAGGAGTTGCAGGCCGTCAAGGGCGTCGGCCCGGCGAAATCGGCCGAGGTCCGGGCGGCCTTTGAACTGGGCCGGCGGGCCGCCTGTCGCCCCGGGGAGTGGCAGCCGACCGTGCGCACCCCCGAAGAGGCGGCCGGGCTGGTGATGGAAGAGATGCGGTACTTTGACCGGGAGCACTTCTGGGCGCTGGTCCTGAATACCAAGAACCGGGTTTTGGCAGTGGAGAAGATCTCGATCGGCACCCTGAACTCTTCCAGCGTCCACCCGCGGGAGTTGTTTAAAAACGCGATTCGGCGCAGCGCCGCCGCAGTGATCCTGATTCACAATCATCCGAGCGGCGATCCGACCCCGAGCCCGCAGGACGTCGAACTGACGCAGCGGCTTTTCGAGGCCGGGGAAATAGTCGGGATTCGGGTCCTAGATCACATCGTCATCGGAGATAATAAGTTCACCAGTCTGAAATTGGAAGGGCTTTTCTAGCGAGAACGGGTGAAAGGGGTAGGTCATGGCGATTGCATTTCTTTCCAGGGATATGGGTATCGACCTGGGTACCGCGAACACCCTGGTGTATGTAAAAGGAAAGGGCATTGTAATGCGCGAGCCGTCCGTGGTGGCCATCGAAAAAGACAGCGGGCGGATT harbors:
- a CDS encoding Maf family protein, producing MFRIVLASASPRRRALLQSLGLEFEVLPAGVDEVFTGPDPANVAESLAEHKARAVACRVGDGLVLGADTVVFQRGRFFGKPDGPEEAAAMLTVLQGDTHEVLTGVSLIRMPDGHAVTGHERTRVHFRAMTRQEIEWYAATGEPLDKAGAYAIQGLGGLFVRGIEGCWFNVVGLPLPLLRGLFHRQGLDLLSLVGVNWSPSGRR
- a CDS encoding RidA family protein — its product is MSAEERCRTLGLTIPEPPPPVAAYVPGVRAGQLVFTSGQLPVTGGEVVFRGRIGADLSPADGYEAARLCALNCLGVIRSVAGSLDLVEQVIWLTGYVRSAPGFEGQPGVVNGASELVLAVFGEAGRHARAALGVAELPLGAAVELTMVVRLRDEL
- the radC gene encoding DNA repair protein RadC, whose amino-acid sequence is MAVEYHLTIKKMAAELRPRERLAAHGVQSLSDAELLAILLRSGTVTATAIDLANQILSRFGGLRGLTEAGIEELQAVKGVGPAKSAEVRAAFELGRRAACRPGEWQPTVRTPEEAAGLVMEEMRYFDREHFWALVLNTKNRVLAVEKISIGTLNSSSVHPRELFKNAIRRSAAAVILIHNHPSGDPTPSPQDVELTQRLFEAGEIVGIRVLDHIVIGDNKFTSLKLEGLF
- a CDS encoding DUF4321 domain-containing protein — protein: MARGRNPWILVVLMILGGLAGSVVGRILSPTFPFLDNMLTAGLAPGVLDLRFMTVTFGFSLSIGPLTLLGFLLGYLVYRNT